Within the Pseudomonas guangdongensis genome, the region GTGATCTCCACCCTGGCCGGTGCGCTGGCCGCCGGCGCGGAGCTGCCGCAGGCCGTGGCCTTGGCCAACCTGGCCGCCAGCATCGTGGTCGGCAAGCTCGGTACCGCCACCGTCAGCGCCCCCGAGCTGCGCCGCGCGGTGCAGCGCGAGCAGGGAGCCGGGCGCGGGGTGATGAGCCTCGACCAGTTGCTGCCGGCCCTCGACGACGCGCGGGCCCACGGCGAGCGCATCGTCTTCACCAACGGCTGCTTCGACATCCTCCACGCCGGCCACGTCGCCTACCTGGAGCAGGCCCGCGCCCTCGGCGACCGCTTGGTGGTGGCGATCAACGACGACGCTTCGGTAACCCGCCTCAAGGGCCCGGGCCGGCCGATCAACAGCGTCGACCGGCGCATGGCGGTGCTCGCCGGCCTCGGCGCGGTGGACTGGGTGGTCAGCTTCAGCGAGGATACCCCCGAAACGCTGCTCCGCAAGGTGCGGCCGGATGTACTGGTCAAGGGCGGCGACTACGGTCTGGACGGCGTGGTCGGCGCCGACATCGTGCAGGCCTATGGCGGCGAAGTGCGGGTGCTGAGCTTCGTCGACAGCTGCTCCACCACGGCCATCGTCGAGAAGATTCGCGATACGCACTGAGGCGTGAGGAGTGGCGATGGACAGCGAGGCTGAGAGCAACTGGTATCTGGTGCAGTGCAAGCCGCGCCAGGATGCCCGTGCGCAGGAGCATCTGGAGCGCCAGGGCGTGTGTTGCTATCGCCCGCAACACAAGCGCGAGCGCTTGCTGAAGGGACAGCGCCAGGTGGTCGAAGAGTCGTTGTTTCCCGGCTACCTGTTCATCCGTATGAGCAGCCAGGACAACTGGATGCCGCTGCGTTCTACGCGGGGTGTGGCGCGCATCGTGTCTTTCGGCGGAGTGCCGTTGCCGGTGGCCGATTCGTTGATCCGGCAGTTGCAGGCACGCGAGACGAGCGTCTCTGTGGCCAGTGCCCTGAGTCCGGGTGATGCGGTGCGGCTGGAGGGCGGCGCTCTGGATGGTCTGGAAGCGATCTTTGTGTGTATGGACGGGGTGGAGCGCGTTGTGCTGCTATTGCGGCTGCTGCAGCAGGAGCGACAGGTACGGGCTCCGCTGCATATGGTGCGTAAAAGCTGAGTGCCGCCGGGTGAAGGGCTGCATGCCCGCTAGCGGTCGCGTCTGCAGGGGCGACGCGTCATAATCAAGCGGGTCCATGCCACTCCATGGACGGCATGTCGGCAAATGTGACTGCCGCATTGCCGGGGCAGTCAATTGAGGCTGTAGGGTGTCCGCTGGCCGGGCACGGTGTTCGATTTCAGGGTCAGGCACATGAATATAGGAATAAAAAGTATCGCCAGCTACATTCCGTCAGGGAGGATCAACAATATTGCCCAGGCGGCATATTTTGACCGTGACGAGGCTTTCGTACACGCCAAGATCGGCACGGCCACCCTGTCGGTCAAGGGCGCCAACGAGGAGACCTCGGATCTGGCGGCCCAGGCTGTGCAGAATCTGCTGGATAAAACGCCCGAGCTGCGTCTCGAAGACATCGATGCACTGGTAGTGGTGACCCAGAACGGCGATGGCGAGGGTCTGCCGCATACCTCGGCGATCGTCCAGCACAAGATCGGCCTGCGCAGCGACGTGGCCTGTTTCGACGTTTCCCTCGGCTGCTCCGGTTTCGTCTACGGCCTCTACGTGATCAAGGGTTTCATGGAAACCATGGGCTACCGCAATGGCCTGCTGATCACCGCTGACCCCTACTCGAAGATCATGAACCGCCAGGACCGGGTGACCACCCTGCTGTTCGGCGATGCGGCCACCGCCACCTGGATCGGCGAGGATCCGGTCTGGGCCATGGGCCCGGCGCGCTTCGGCACTGACGGCGGCGGCGCCGAGCATCTGGTGGTCAAGGACGGGCATTTCCACATGAATGGCCGTCAGGTGTTCAACTTCGCCAGCCACAAGATCGTGCCGCACATGGAGTCGGTGCTGGCCGAGGCCGGGCTGAGCCTCGACAGCGTCGATGCCTACTGCCTGCACCAGGGCAGCGGGGTGATCGTCGACGCCCTGGCCAAGAAGCTGGGCGAGAACGGCGAACGGGTGATCAAGGACCTGTTCGGCATCGGCAACACCGTTTCCTCGACCATCCCGCTGCTGATGGAGCGCTATGCCTTCAACAGCGACTGGAAGAACCTGGTGATGAGCGGCTTCGGCGTCGGCCTGTCCTGGGGTTCGGCGGTGCTGACCCGTCAGCGTCCGTAATCTTCCGTGTGGGCCGACCCCGAGGGTCGGCCTGCTGCGTTCCGGGCGTAGCGTTTGCAGCCCGTCTTCCGCCGGGCGTCCGCCCATTCGGCAAGCCTCACCCGCTCCTCCGTCACCACCCAGCCCTCCTGCGCTGCGAAACCTTCCGACAGCCATAGCCCGTCGCTCGGGCAGGCATGCAGGCGGCCGTCCTGCAGGGTGAACAGCCCATCCTCGGCCGGCTCGACCGGCAGCAGGTACAGCTCCGGACTGGCGGTGTCCAGGCGGGCCACTAGGTGCTGCTCCTCCAGCGCCTCGTCGGCATGCAGCAGGCTGACTTCCCGGCAGTCGTCGGGCAGGCTCAGGCGCATGTCGTAGACCAGCTGCAGCGAGGCGGTGGGCAGGTGCACGTAGGCCTGCGGGCGTTCCAGCAGCGGCAGGTGGCCGGCCAGCACCGGGCGCGCGGCGCCGCTCAGCGGCGTCAGGTGGAAATGGGCCTCCTCGTGATAGTCGAGCGCCGTGGCATAGGGTTGTGTCAGCCAGTGCTGGCCATAGCGCCCGCCCAGCCAGCGGTCGCCGATCCGCACCAGGCATTCCTCGGCGACTTCCTGCAGCGCCGTGTGCAGCGGCAGGTGCAGTTCGTGGGCCGGCACATAGCCGGAAATCAGCTTGAGGACGCAGTCGCCGCGATCCGCGCGGCGCTGGCGCACCAGCAGCCAGTAGTCGCGGCCCTGCCAGTCGAGGGTCAGGCGCACCGAAACCCCCAGGTTGGCCAGCTCCAGGACGAAGCGCTGGTGGTCGTCGAGCGCCAGCGGCCGGCGCCGCTCGAGCACCTGGGCGAAGTTCAGCGGCGTGCCCACCGTCTGGTAGCTCAGGCCCCGTTCGTTCGCCTCGACATGCAGCGGCAGGGTCTTGAAGGTCTCCGGGCTCTTGCGGGCGAGAATGCGGTGCATGGCGGCTCCTCGGCGGAGTGGGCGGGAAGCCACACGCTAGGCGCGATCACCGGACGATGCAAGCCGGCGCGCCCGCTCTGGCGCCGCTGTGCTCAGGGTGCCTGGTCCCGTTCTGCGCGCACCAGATAAGCCTGCTTGTGTCCGCGCGCCTCAAAGATGCGCATGGCGGCTTCCGCGTCTGCGCGGCGGGCGAAGCGCCGCATTGTCACCTCGTTGCCGTTGTCGTCTATGCGGTAGAGCAGCCAGGCGAGCGGGGCGCCGGGCGGTGTCGTGCGGCCCGGCGACGGGGCCGCTATGGTTGAGTGGTGCATCGCTGCGTTCGCCTCCGGGAGCTGCCGATGAAGACCGAACTGCCACTGGCCGAAGTCTACGCTATCCTCGAACCCGGTCCGGTGCTGCTGTTGTCCACCGCGCAGGCGGGACGGGCCAATCTGATGGCGCTGTCCTGGCACTGCATGCTGGATTTCGAGCCGCCCCTGGTCGGCTGCGTGGTCAGCGCCGCCAACTGCTCCTTCGCCGCCCTCGATGCCACCGGCGAATGCGTGCTCAACGTGCCGGAAGCCGGCCTGGCCCGGGCGCTGGTCGGCTGCGGCAATACGCACGGCGATGCCGTCGACAAGTTCGCCGCCTTCGGCCTCAGCGCGGTGCCGTCCACTCGGGTGGCGGTGCCGCGGGTGGAGGAGTGCTATGCCAATCTCGAATGCCGGGTAGCGGACCGGCAACTGGTCGGCCGCTACGACTTCTTCGTGCTCGAGGTGCTGCGCGCCTGGCACGATCCAGCGGTGATCGCGCCGCGCACCCTGCATCACCGTGGCTA harbors:
- the rfaH gene encoding transcription/translation regulatory transformer protein RfaH, which translates into the protein MDSEAESNWYLVQCKPRQDARAQEHLERQGVCCYRPQHKRERLLKGQRQVVEESLFPGYLFIRMSSQDNWMPLRSTRGVARIVSFGGVPLPVADSLIRQLQARETSVSVASALSPGDAVRLEGGALDGLEAIFVCMDGVERVVLLLRLLQQERQVRAPLHMVRKS
- a CDS encoding ketoacyl-ACP synthase III; the encoded protein is MNIGIKSIASYIPSGRINNIAQAAYFDRDEAFVHAKIGTATLSVKGANEETSDLAAQAVQNLLDKTPELRLEDIDALVVVTQNGDGEGLPHTSAIVQHKIGLRSDVACFDVSLGCSGFVYGLYVIKGFMETMGYRNGLLITADPYSKIMNRQDRVTTLLFGDAATATWIGEDPVWAMGPARFGTDGGGAEHLVVKDGHFHMNGRQVFNFASHKIVPHMESVLAEAGLSLDSVDAYCLHQGSGVIVDALAKKLGENGERVIKDLFGIGNTVSSTIPLLMERYAFNSDWKNLVMSGFGVGLSWGSAVLTRQRP
- a CDS encoding metal ABC transporter ATPase produces the protein MHRILARKSPETFKTLPLHVEANERGLSYQTVGTPLNFAQVLERRRPLALDDHQRFVLELANLGVSVRLTLDWQGRDYWLLVRQRRADRGDCVLKLISGYVPAHELHLPLHTALQEVAEECLVRIGDRWLGGRYGQHWLTQPYATALDYHEEAHFHLTPLSGAARPVLAGHLPLLERPQAYVHLPTASLQLVYDMRLSLPDDCREVSLLHADEALEEQHLVARLDTASPELYLLPVEPAEDGLFTLQDGRLHACPSDGLWLSEGFAAQEGWVVTEERVRLAEWADARRKTGCKRYARNAAGRPSGSAHTEDYGR
- a CDS encoding flavin reductase family protein; the encoded protein is MKTELPLAEVYAILEPGPVLLLSTAQAGRANLMALSWHCMLDFEPPLVGCVVSAANCSFAALDATGECVLNVPEAGLARALVGCGNTHGDAVDKFAAFGLSAVPSTRVAVPRVEECYANLECRVADRQLVGRYDFFVLEVLRAWHDPAVIAPRTLHHRGYGRFMLAGEEILLGSAMR